Within the Scyliorhinus canicula chromosome 6, sScyCan1.1, whole genome shotgun sequence genome, the region tctctatcttcattttcaaagttgtttccagactgcttgataacttaaaagagataattgctttctggaagcaattcaaacctgttgtttggaaaggggaacagagtattaataacaagtcttataccagtaaaaGTGCCATGTGCTGGgctacacctttgaaaaggggtttctggttttacttgggttttgtcatttaattggaacagttaagggggaatatACATAGCTTACTGTAACTGTgatgggtctttatgtttgtagttgaaaaAAGttcttactgtgtgtttataaaaatgttaactaaatttgtagaataacgcttgtttttttgattaaaagtgccttAGAACTCTGTTGAATACCACCTGAAAGGCAGCTCTTATGCTcaccgtaaccaaaatcaataaacagttgtacatcaggtgaactccatgatatagtttggagttttctgaaccctggcccagaacacttTGTAAAACTATTCTCTTAATTCGAGGAATCATACCCGCCCAGATAAATGGTGCTATCAACCTAttgactctcctaaaaaaggatttagggaggaagacattgaaaaagaaataaaaaccacggaagaatattcattttgacagactggaccctgcccaccaaggGCAGGGGAAGGTTTCCCACTTTGCAGATCCGACTTAATCTTACTCACCGATCTGGCATAATTCAATTTATGGTACACGGCCCTATCCCGGCCTATTCGGACACCCAGATACCTGAAGCTTTATCTGGCAAGGTGAAAGGAAAGCACCCCCGGGTTTGCTCCCCTCTCTCTGGGACCCACCGGGAAATACTCGTTTGCAGATTCAACTTTTATCCTGGAAAAGAGCCAAAGCTCTTCAGAAGCTCCTTTGTACCATCCATAGTGGGGACTGGATCTGTCACATAAAGCAGTAAGTTGTCAGCCTACAGCCCAATGCTCCACCCTACAATTATCCCTTTCCACTTTCTCAAAGCCCTCAAAGCAATAGACAGAAGCTCAATCGCCAATACAAATAGGAGGGGAGACAtcggacacccctgtctcattcccCTACCCAGTTGAAAGTACTCTGAACTCAAAGTGTTGGCAGATGGGGCATTAGACAGTAGACATATCCACGAAACAAACTTTGGTCCAAAACTAAATACACAGCTGTATACAGGTGCCTTTGCTGcaccttttcaaatgccttttcggcatccaaaGACGCAACCACCTCTGAATCAGGCCCCACAGGAGGGGAGAGAACTGCGTTAAACAGTCAGCAGGCGTTGGACAACAGGTGccatcccttcacaaatcctgtcagATCTTCGCCTATCACCCCAGGGAGACAGGGCTCCAACCTCATCACTAGCATCTTAGCCAATaacttggcatcaacattcagcaATGCAATATGACGGTACGACCCACATTCTTATCCTTTTTCAACAGAATGCTTGAATTAGTGTCACCGGAAAGGAGTTCCAGGTCAAGGACATGTCCACCAGCAATGGGACCAACTGACTGGCAAacgtcttataaaactccaccagaaACACATCCAGCCCTGCAGCCTTACCTGTATGCACCCGCTCTAAAGCTGCTAAGACTTCCCCAGGAATTAGTCATTGCTCCAGCACTTCgcgcacctcctccccaccataGGAAATAGCAAACCCTCCAAAAAGGCCATCATATCCGACCCCCCATCCCCTACTGGTGGCTCCGAGCGTAAAGATTCTTATGAGACCCATTAACTCTACCTGGGTGTGGACACCAGCCTGCCGCTCGAGCCCCTGACTTGAATAATCTCTTGAGGCTCACCTCAGCCTGTGATCCAGAAGACAGCTGGCCTTCTCCCCCCTCGAACACCGCCTCTGGCCATATACTACAGATTGAACTGCAGCTTCTTTCTGCTCACCAGGGGTCAGGGGTAGGGTCGCCCCAATACCTATGGTCCAGAATATCGTCCACTTGCTTCTAGCGCTCTTCACTTCCCTCCTTAACCATGTGCACTTGGTGCGATATAATCTCTTCTCTGCTTTCAAGGTCTCCCACAACGTGGGAGGGAAAAAGCCTTTCCTGTTGAAACCTACAAACTCATCTATAGCCTGAGAAATGCAAAACTCCATATCAGCCAGTAGCCCTATATCGAGGGTGGGTTTACCGACCAGCGCGCCGGATGTTTTTTTTGTGTAATTTCCCGTTGCCAGCAACCCTCGTCGCTGGGAAACCAGTGTGGACAGTCGTTAAATCCCGCCCCAACCTCCACACCAGACATTGAACAGCGTCCATCTCTAAAACCAAGACATCCaagtgcggagcatgatctgaaatgaCTACAGCCGAATATTCTGCTTTACTTACCCCAGGAAGAAGCAATCTACATCAGAAAGAAGTGTACCCTGGGGTGTACCTTATGAACTGGGGAAAATAATGTGAATTCTTTATCCATTTGATGCATGAACCACCACGGGTCCACTCTCCATCTCTTCCATAAACGCTAACGGTGCCTTCTCTAACCCTGGAGGAGCCAACAGCTTCAGCTTAGAATGGTCTAATTTCGGTTCCAGAACACAGTTGAAATCTCCCCACCCAGGATTAGCTCGAGTGTGTTCCAATCAGGAATGAAGACCACCAGCTTCCTTCTGAATGCCCCATCTGTCCCAAATCGGGGCATATACATCCACCAATACCACCAATTTACCCACCAATGACCTAGTAACAATCACATACCTGCCACCCAAGTCTGCCACGCCCCTGTCCTCTAAAAAACAAACTCACTTGGAAACTaaaattgccaccccctgggtcCGACTGTCACAGTCCAAGGGAAATATCGAGCTCACCAACTCCCTCCGGAGTCTGGTCTGGTCCCTCACTCACAAGCCAGTCTCTTGCATAATCACCACATCGGCCTTTAGATTTCTGAGGTGAGCAAAAATCCTCGACCTTTTTActgggccccccacccccacccacccgaaTATAATCCATGTGACGAACCTGATAGggagtctctcttcctcctcctcaacccggagtcagccatttccaccatgaAGGATTATCCCGCACCTACACCAAATAtattaataacaatctttattattgtcacaagaaggcttacattaccagTGCAATGAagatacattgacactgcaatgaagttactgtgaaaagcccctagtcgccacattccagtgcctgttcgggtacagagagggagaattcagaatatcccatttacctaacaagcacatctttcgggacttgtgggaggaaagcggagcacccagaagaagcccacacagacaagggagaatggacagactctgcacagacagtgagccaagccgggaatcaaacctgggaccctggcgctgcgaagcaacagtgctaaccactctgctaccgtggtGCTGCCCATCTAGGCctaaggcccacccaagatggctgtCAACCATTCTCAAAGGACGAGGCAAAGAAATATCTCTGGTCACCGTTAGACAACTAATCCGCCCCTCCCCTAATCCCACTCCCCGAACCACTCCACTCCCCCATGAACCTATTGCTCAGCTCCCAGAGAACAATGCTCCCTCCTCACAAACCCCATTCCCCAGCAAACAAGCAAGCTAGGcccatacagcacaggaacagggccttcggcccgccaagtcatgaaaccaacctttgccaaaaagccccagcccttccttgtgccgtattcccctatacccatcctatccatgtgtttgtcaagatgccttttgaacgccattaatgtatctgttaATGTATGTGACCGAAGCCAGAATCGATCCCAGGTCCctgactctgtgaagcaacaatgccaaccattgtgctgccgtgcaTGTGGTACATTGTCACCCATTTAACTTTGGATCAGGATTTATATCCGACGAGGGTAAATAGTGACACTATGTGCCTCGGTGCTGAGATGCATTAGAACACTGTCCTTTTATCCCAGAGTGCTTTCTTCAATTCTAGCCCATTCAGGTAGGCCACATGATTCCTTTCCTTGCTGGCTGGGAAATATTTAACTGTCATATGTTCCTGTGGATGGAACAATATTGTAATTATTTTTGAGAAATTAGCAAAAACTAATTCAAAAGTGCTGCTCAGAAAATCAGCAACATGTTGTGAATGAGGAGAGCTGAATCATCTGCCCCATAATCAGCACCAATCTGAGGTCATGGGTGGAAtttccgaccccccccgcagggtcggggaatcacccggggccggcgtaaatccctgcccccgccgtggccggaattctccaccacccgggaatcggtgggagtgggaatcacgccccgccgatcggcgtgccccttgcgccgattctccagcccgtgatgggcaaagtcccgccgctgacaggcctctcccgccggtgggaattggagcacatctggtgccggcgggattggtggcgggagcggggtcctggggggggcgcggggcgattggaccccggggggtgcccccacgatcggggcccaccgatcggaggggggcctgtgctgtgggggcactctttttcttccgccgccgccacggcctctaaccatggcggaggcggaagagacacccCTACCGCACAttcaccggtggtgacgtcagcggctgctgacgcaccggtgcatgcgcaaaccagcgaaggcctttcggctagcccgggtggcgggcgtcaaaggccgttggcgccggttttggcaccagtcggcgtggtgccaaccactctgccgcgggcctagcccctaaaggtgaggagaattctgcacctttggggaggcccgacgccggagtggttggtgccactccgctacgtcgggaccccctgccccgcagggtaggggagaatcccggcccatgtttcaAACTGAACATTAGCTCGACCGAATTATGGTGTCGAGAATTTTGGAATATGTGATGTGGGCATGTTTGCTGAAAATATGTTGTTGAAAATCCAAGGCCCAATTTCAGTCAAGGCTGCATCGCCCAAGATGCAGCAAGTAGCTAAAACACGTGATGTATGCAGAATTATTCTACGCAGGTGTACCTGTGGGACTCAGCCACAACCGTTGCGCTGATTTTCCAGCTGCCAGTGGGTTTTTAGCCGAACAGCGAGAGATTCGCTATTTAACCAGAATTTCTCTTAAAGGAGACATGCAATTTAAGTAACTGGGGAGATGGtgccatagtggtaatgtcaccaggttaatgctctgggtgtgtgggttcaaatcccaccacggcagctggttggatttaaatttaatttaacttttaaaaaacaaataagtCAAAAGAGTTTTGAAAACAGCATAAGAgatttcagccttgtcttttgcacagatgtgctggactcctccatcattgaggatgtggatatttgtggagcctcctcctctagtgagttgtttaattgtcccccaCCATTCACGATGAATGCGGCAGGAGGGCAGATAgtagatctgatgcgttggttCTGGAATCGCTTATCGCCATCTATCACTGGCTGCTAATTTTCTTTGGCACACATATAGCCCTGTGTTGTACCAGGTTGACACAGCAGTTTTTGGTATACCTGCTGTTGCTCCtgccatgccctcctgcactcttcattgaacctgggTTGACCCCTTGACtttgtggtaatggtagagtgggcgatatgccgggccatgaggttgcagattgtggctgagtacaattctgctgctgctgatggcccacagcacctcagagtttccagatctgttctgaatctatcccatttagcaagatggtagtgccacacaacacgatggaaggtatcctcaatgtgaagcagggacttagtctccacaaggactgtgcggtggtcactcctaccagtaCTGTCATGGAcggatgcatctgtggcaggcacattggtgaggatgaggtcaagtatgtttttccctcttgttggtccctcaccacctgttgcagaTCCAGTTTAGCAGTTGTGTCCTTTAGGATCCGGCCAACTCGGTCAGTAGTAGcgttactgagccactcttggtgatggtcattgaaaTCCCCACCTAGAGTACATTTTGAACATttaccaccttcagtgcttcgtccaagtggtgttcaacatgtaggagtgctgattcatcagctgaggttagctcagttggctggacggcacgatccatccatttctctacccctcggcatttctctttaaagtcagatactttcgttcaatctgatcacagagtcccttgtaattctccaacacaggagcattggttatcacagctttcaggcagccaaatgcctgttgaaactccgctgtccactgaaattttcaatgtttcttcagcaagtccgtcagtggagcaaccacgctgcagAAATTTGGCAcagatgttcgatcaaatccactcatgccaagaaatcggattatttcccttcatgtcgaaggtattggaaactccccaataacttttgttttcagtgcctcccaaccTATCTTcacaacttgcccatgtgatatcaataactctttcaggtcagtccgtttttcctctggaaggtaactcagcaATTTTCAAGAacatcacgagtaggcttcaatgaagttactgtgaaaaggccctagtcgccacattccggcgcctgtccggggaggctggtacgggaatcgaaccgtgctgctggcctgcttggtctgctttaaaagccagccatttagcccagtgagctaaaccagccccggttcACATAGTTCATATCTAgtgaagaatttaagtaactcctccacaatctttttagctgtaatattgcgtactggaatggcctttggaaacctagtagacacatccatgatagtcaaaagatattgattcccactttttgtttgaggaagcggtcctacacaatcaatgaagaaccttgtaaaaggttcctcaaatgctggaatgggtattaagggcgctggttttatcactgcttgaggtttccctatcacttgacatgtgtgacatgatcgacaaaatttaactacatctttatgtagtccaggccaataaaaatgtttctggattttagtttgagttttccttattcccaaatgacctcccgctggtacctcatgtgcaactcgcaacacctcctttctatagcctaccggcaatactacttgatgaacttctgcccacttttcatccacctgcatatgtaaaggtctccattttctcatcaagacatcatttttacggtaataacactctggtatacactcagattcctcttctgtgtatgctttctgatacatccattttatttctatatctttctgttgtaactcagccaattttcctgaactaaaaatatccgccttatcctccatctgttcttgttcttttccaaccatctgatcaaaaatcgtttctgataattgcacttcaattttatcttcactctttgatttctcctcttgtcttaacctgtgactttgcgaccaggttacgacacaatccggaaaaatctcaggatattcttccttcaacacttcagttgtctgattttccactggcttatcaagcacagtcggcatcactcccacctgcgatccaactGCACCATTACTctggggaataggtttaaggtgcgaagggcaaggtttagaggagatgtatgaggcaagttttttacacagagggtagtgggtgcctggaactcgctgccggaggaggtggtggaagcagggatgatagtgacatttaaggggcatcttgacaaatacatggataggatgggaatagagggatatggacccaggaattgtagaagcttgtagtttagtcgggcagcatggtcggcacgggcttggagggccgaagggcctgttcctgtgctgtacttttctttgttctttgttctttattcttattacccaagataaactgtattcctggacaagatagtttctctattactcctactaccacttcaccactcttcactgggcttttcaaccttaccttatataatggaacattcTTCTCACCCTGAAGTCCACATATTAcctccttttctggcaacattcttcccaaactacatgtctcctcatctcttaccattaaagattgactagctcccgtatctcttaaaattatgacttctttaactgctccttctggtacacatgagtaaactttacccacacaagtaaattctttaaagacatctggcacctcctTATCAAtcgcctcttgatcaggctgtacagccttttgcacctccttcgcttcacttgggctttcctttaccactttaacaaaccccactgtctcgttctgtttaccacatcagccaccaacactgtgactttacatggcctagtttattacagtcaaaacatttgaaacttttcatttcttttccaccctcctggatttcttttttaatctgaggtacactctccttattatctcccatcagatctacTTTGCCTctgccacttgagtatttctcttttccccagtttctatccctcacaggcaaaaactgatgtcggaaaccaagctttgatttataaaCTAATTCATATTCAGCTGCCAttcctgctgctaatctcacagttttaaccctctgctcttcaacatgagttctcactacatcaggaattgaatttttaaactcctccaaaagtataatttctctgagaggttcatacgtttggtctattttccaccgatcaaaattactctgtttgatcgtttcaaactccatgtatgtttgaccaaattctttccttaaatttctaaacttttgtctgtaggcttcaggcaccagttcatatacacctgagatggattttttcacctcctcatacatcccagatacctcctcccatcgtgatgcaaacacttcactagctctagctaccaactttgtttgaatcagtaatacccacatatcCAGTGGCCACTTCATTTgttcagccaccttctcaaaaaatggcttccacctccttctcatcaaaccttgccaatgcttggacatatttaaatagatccccaccaagccctcaactatgacgctctttctcactatcctcatcactatcctccaactgtacgtttccctttacgtccgccaattttaactgactgtcatgtttcatggccattttctgaatttcaaactctctctatttttttcccctctctctctctttctctctctctttttaccTGATCTACATCTCCCTTTCtcgttctttttgttctgcttgggctattctttctgtttcctgtcttctctttttctttttcctctctatctctttctttttcttctctctctctttcgtattcaagctgctttaattctttctcatgttccattccaatgagtcagactgtatctcaggcaaatttaaatgcttagccaccgccttaattacctcatcttttcacattttgccaTGTAATGTTAACTCAATGTTTTTGCAAAATCTGTTTTAGTCTCTGTCGGTAAGGTAccgcgtgtgaccgtctccacccccccgaAAACTTCAGCACCACTGGAAGAGCCATTGTccgcaacacactccctacttaaactggaataccacacctgaaaagcacccacaatatgctcacccctcactgtctttaagttcatgaAGACAATCCAATATAAcgacttttatcccccttgagcccccaatttgttatgggccagggtttagagaaccccaaagtgtatcatggagtccacctgacccacaactttgaatagattgtggttatggggagcacacgggcccactctgcaggtgtaatgcaacagaaatctacggtacttttaaattaaaacaatgtttatttatgaaaccagttaacactttataaacccatagtaaacatcttaacaactatcaacaccaataaatcccccaaagaatacagtactctctaagtaactcttaatctttccttgcaacatccataagacagaaagaaccctttttacagaaagacatcaggtttaacttcactactaagaacagttaccactttgaaatcaccaactgaacattcataagcttgcagagattcatacacatcttgctgtgattgcagcttttccaaATCTAAAATGAAGCTAAACACACCGTGTAGCTgtgagcccaaagtgaaagtaaaagcagacagacagcccagctccactcacactctgagatcactgcagtaataaacacccatttcttaaaggtacacccactacagctattttataaacacccatttcttaaaggtactctcatatgacactgTAAAATAAATCTTCTCAATGGTGTTTATCTGCCCTCATCTGACTGAACTGCTTCACTTTGATTTTGTATGAGAGAAGCATACATGAAGGCATGGATGATCTCCAGTGCAGATTACAAATGCGTACTACTGTTACAGCCCCAGGGCATGCTAATTGTATGATGAGATATTCAGCAGTACAGACACAGCCTTGACAGTAAGATGTCGGATCACTTACAGGAGTCACCACTGTACCTTTGAGAATATCTAAGGCAGGCTTGAAATTTCAAACACTTGAATGCCTGGGTTTGACCCACCTCTGATCCTTTTCTGGTTCTGATACTATTTAGCTCATTCGAGATCATCTTTGactgtgcttgtcgaccattatTTTTCCCAAATGTCACTTTCACCCAGTGCTTGTAGTTGATAACAGGCAGGGAAGTAATGGAGGGATATCAGTAGCTGCAGGGAAGGGGTGGAAGAAGGTTGGGGAAGAACATCAAGTGGGAAGAGGCACAAATCCCTGTCAGTCAAGTGACAAGTAATGTAATCCCTGATAGGCTTTACAGACTAGAGAGGGAAACCTGTGTGATCCTTTCCTCTTTATCCACTGATCTATTGACTATTACTGACTGTAGAATTCTGTTTGTGTGTTGATGAAGTTTGAATTATTAATTTCAGGTTAAAGAATGCTGGCGGCCGGTTATGGTCTGTGAAGATCAGGGATTTCTGGGAACTCGATGGAACGTTTGACATCATTGTGAACTGTTCAGGTATTGGAGCCAGGGCGCTTACTGGAGATATGAAATTATATCCAGTCAGGGGCCAAATCCAGAAAGTTCATGCTCCTTGGCTGAAACACTTTGTCCGCATAAATGGCGGGACCACTTACATCTATCCAGGAATCACCAGCGTTACCTTGGGCGGAACAAGGCAGAAAGACGATTGGCGCATGTCAGCCGACCCAAACGACAGCAAGGCAATTTTCGAGGACTGCTGTCTTTATGAACCAAGTCTCAAGCTCTCTCGTAAGTTATTTGAAGGAGTGGGTTTGAGGCCTACTAGGGCAGTATTGAGGCTGGAAAAGGAGAAGCTGAAACGTGACGGCCGTCAGATGCGCCTGGTGCACAATTACGGTCACGGGGGGGCTGGGGTTTCCTTCCACTGGGGAACGGCGAAGGAAGCTGCCCAACTAGTGCAGGAATATGTAACAAAAATGAGATGTCAGCCCAAACTGTAAACACCAAGACACTGAACCAGCTCTCGATTATGGCAACTTTGGTGTCAAAATAAACAACACATTGGCAGAGGTGAATCTAAACGCCTGTAGTGACCTTTACGGGTAATCCAGCTAATAGATTATAAACACaatgatcacagaatttacaatttGGAAATCAAATTTGCTTGGAAACGTATTCTGCGGATGGCTTCTTGAATTTAATCATTGCTGATTGTTATTTTACTTTGATGTCAGAACTTATGCATTTCtaatttgtatcttctgccttcaCACCTTGTTTTCATGGCTTTGTATGCGGTGAGGAGGAGGTGGCAATTTAACAAATGTGTTCAATATTTTCAATAAAATATTCAATTATTAACCAGTAAAGTGACAATTGTGAATGGATTACAAGAACCATCACTTCCAGCTGCAAGATTTAATCAGATACCCTACTCAGTGTTAGCCTCAGATGTAGACCGCTGGGGTATATTGTATCAGTCTGAACCAAaggcatggggctggattctccgtcgtctgatgccggaatcgggaaacgttaTTGGGCGTGGAATCATTTTTGA harbors:
- the ddo gene encoding D-aspartate oxidase isoform X2 — encoded protein: MGFPNERAPADSEVGLYQSGEDPLPLHPEDLSQTMEKIRVAVIGAGVVGLSTAVCVAESIPDCSVTVIAEKFSPQTTSDVAAGVLSPHFSPETPIHRQKRWFEDTFAHVYSLVQTAEAPNIGVQILSGWEIFKEPPVEHIPFWSDSVLAFRVMNDAELMRFPEAIFGWMYTTLLCDCTHYLPWLEKRLKNAGGRLWSVKIRDFWELDGTFDIIVNCSGIGARALTGDMKLYPVRGQIQKVHAPWLKHFVRINGGTTYIYPGITSVTLGGTRQKDDWRMSADPNDSKAIFEDCCLYEPSLKLSRKLFEGVGLRPTRAVLRLEKEKLKRDGRQMRLVHNYGHGGAGVSFHWGTAKEAAQLVQEYVTKMRCQPKL